AAGCCCCCCGCTTTGGGACCAGGGGAGCAGCTGCACCCCCGTGCCCACGAGCCAAGGGAAAGCGGCCCCGCAGGGGCTGTGTACCGCGCCCGCCTCCCGGTACCTGCGCTGAGGCAGGGCCGCCCCTTGGGCACCTCCTCCACCCCGAGCACGGTGAAGGGGCCGCTGTCGTCACGCAGCCGGGCCGAGCCGCCGCGGGCGCCGCCGCGCTGCACCTCCAGCACGGTGCCCTGCATCCACACGGCCCGCAGGCACAGCGGTGCCCGGCCCGCCTCCGCCCGGACCAACTGCCACGTCCCACCGGCACCCCGCACCGCGGCCCGCAGCTGGGAGGCCAGCACCTTCACCGGCGGCCCGGGAGCGCCCCCGGCCATGCTGTGCCACGGGCACAACCCCGGCGCCCGCTGAGGGAGGAGACGTGAAAGGCGGGAAGCGGCGCACGCCCCGCCCCAGCGGCGGGCGGCGTCGGCGTCGTAACGGGCGGCGGGAGCTGGGCGGGCGCTGCGGCAGCGGCGGAGGGGAGCGGTGGCGGCGGCTGGCCCCGGAGCTTCGAAATGGGGATCGCGGGTAGCGTCCCGCCTACGTGGCGGCTGAGCTGCACCCCGCGTTTCACCGCCGCATAAGGGGCGGCATTCCGAGCAGCGGCGCTGTGATCGTGACGGTGCTCCTGCCCGTCGCCGCCCGGGTGCGGTAGTCCGGTCGCCGATGGCggcagaaggagcagcagcacccctCCTTTAGCACTGGACACGCGCAGCCAGCGTTTGTGCGTTAGAAACGAATAAAAGGCTTGTGCGGGAAATAAAGTACTTGCCGGGGGTGGGCTGCGTTCGGTCCTAACTGCGGTCAAGGCAGGCCACTCCCAGGGGCTTTGCCTCCCTACAAGCCCACGGCTGCTCCAGGGCTTGCCCGCGGCCAGCAGCCCCCCCTTCCACCGGGGGACGTGGCAAGAGCCCCGCCTGAATCATTTCACCTCAGACCAGCCCGGGATCGACTCCTCTACGCCCAAAAGCCAGCGAACACCTGACCCAGCGGTGTGGTTTGAGCAGAAAGCGCTTTCTGGTGCCTCCCAACACCACCTGAGCGAGACCGGGCCGCCCTGCAGCCCGGGTTCTGCCCCTGCCCTAAGGGGGACACAGGGTTACCGGCCCGCACCTCCCCACAGGCTGCCCGAGCCCTCCCGGGTGGTTCCATGCGACATTTCTTCAGTAGCTAGCAAGAAATGATGACTTCATGTTTACGTTTAGTTGACGAAGATCCTCCAGCTTCatggggaaagggagaagaaaatgcaCATGCTGATTTCCTCAGGGGTGCTTTCAggatatatttttattgtatatTCTTATGTGGAAAGCTGAAGCATAATGCACTGAAAGTTTTaagtttttaatgaaagcttTAAGCTGGGAGACTTTAATTCCAAGGCCTTTGAGaatttatttgctgtttatATTACAGGCGGACTTTGCTGTAATCTGAAATCCTTGAAATGATACGGTTTCCTTTGGGTGGGTGGGTTGacatttcatttagaaaataagCCAAGAAATAAGCTAATGGAAAAACAGGAGAGtggaatgaagaaaaagacGCGAATTAGGAAAATCAAGAGGACAGATTCCTCAATTTCACAAGTTGTTACCCACAAAAGTacaaaatgggtaaaaatgcaCAGAGATCTGACTCCCCTGCAATAGTTCTTCTTTAAAGCAGATTTTGTTCTCCATTAAAATAGCCACTTACTTTAATTTAAATCTCCAGTTGTGTTTTGAGTAGCAAAATACATTGAAAGGCCTTTTTTTTCTACTTACTCATCATCTTATGAATTATTTATTCAGTATAtcttttttacagaaatattttctgtttagagACGTTCTGTAAATGGGACTTCATTCCTTTTATAGGGTAAGGAAGCAGTTAACTTTTTGTTACCATTTACAGTAAGAATAAAAGATAGTATTGGTAATAACAGTAAAAACATCTAAGCACAATACAGAATCATGTAATCTGGCAATCAAATCATATGGCTTACAGGAATAGAAAGACATTAGATGGTTACTGTATATGAATGCAAATTTGAGCGAGGCTCACGGGAGTATTTGTAATTTATGCCCCCAAGCTGTAGTCACTTGACAGCATCAATATTTagtttcacattaaaaaaaattaattgcgCCAAATATTGATAAAAGTATTGTATTCCTATTTGTTTCTGTATAATAGGAGGGTCTAATGATTATTAAGCCATTAAATCTACAGATGAAGGCAGGACCCCTGCAAGGGTATAATCTCCAGGAGAGGCTAAAAGGTCCCTTTTAAAAGATTCTCCTTGAAGGAACTATTAGAAGAAGAAGAGCAAAAGCACTGGTGATATGCACCAAGAAATGGATTTGTTTTCCTAAACcagaaaatccttttctttcagtaaaatgTGAAGTTATACTGAATTATCCGCAAAGGTCTTATCAAAGAACTGGCTCAGCTCAGCATGGAGACACATTCTGCAGCTGCAAGGAAAATGTCTGATGATGCCTCAACAGACTGTTTTCTGGAGGTGATCCCACAGCGTTCATCGTGATTTAAGGGTATCAGAGGAAGCTCAGCACTCAGAAAAGGCAATGAGTAGGTGGCTGGCAGGCTGTAAATCACACTGGATTAAACGTGAGCACATTTTCTGAGAGCATGCTGGGTGAGACAGAGTTCTGGTTTGCGTAGATTAAAAAGAAGGAATCTTCTTCTGCCTGCTGCTACAATATGTGCCTTTCTTCAAAGCAGTCTTCAAGGATATCATTCCTCATGCTGACATGCATGAGATGCTGTCacagtacaggaaaaaaaggtcaGACTACAGACAGATTAAGATGGTCCAGAGTGAAGCAGGAGCCAGATCTTCCTCAATTACTCTGGCACTGTTTTGCTGGTATGGTGTCAAGAGAACTTAGAAATCTGACCCATGAACAGAGATTTTCAAAGAATTAGCAACTTGAAATTTTCTTTCCAACTCAGACCTTTTCACCCCCTCACTGACAGTACTACTTAAAACGGAACCAATTCTCTGCCCCCTCTTTAGTTTTGGTAAAAGGCTGATACACAAGCAGAAAAATCCTTCTCTCCCTTGGCCAGAAATTCTGATATTTTACAATATTTCAGAAGAGTTTTAAAAAAGATCTCCCTCCCAGTCCACTGGTCAGTGTGTACAGAAAAGGttcttacagaatcatagaatggtttgggttggaagagaccccaagatcatccagttccaaccccctgacatgtGCAGGGATGCcccacactagaccatgtcacccaaggctctgtccaacctggccttgaagccagggttggagcatttaccacttctttgggcagtctgttccagtgcctcaccaccctcacagtaaagaattccttccttttATGTATTCcgaactttccctgtttcagtttgaacccattgcccctaCAGTTGCTattgaaaagtccctctccagcgtccttgtaggcccccttcttcagttttctttctcagtttctcttttctagTACTGAGAAGTCACTAACTGGATTTCAAAAAaagttggtttttggttttggtgggggttttttatttggttttggttttgtttggggttttttgttgttttttgtttttttttttttttttaagatttggaaTCCGATCAATATTTatagtttaaagaaaaataattttagcgTTTTCTAAATACTTGCTTTAGAAACAAGGCTACCTGGAAGCTCCAGAGATGAATGGATGAAAAGTCATGAAGTGTGGAGCTGATAAATACATGGATCATAATGGCAATGTTAGAATGGCCCACAGATGCCCATAAAACACATCCTATACAAAATCTTGTTTGTGGTAGCCCAGAAGCTGAGGTATTTGAGTGTGATGGGGCAGCTCCTCACCTGCTGCAACCTGCTGCTCTGTATTAGTATCTCCTGCAGACACTGGCTGCCCACAGGCACAGAGTAAACTGCAAAGTGATATGGTTGTGTCTTCTATATACTCCTTAAGTAAGAGGAAGCAGCTAAGGAGCTAAGCatgacagaaacaagaaaacaataCTTTGTAAAAACTTCATAAGTAAGAAGAGGGATCTGAGACAAACAGTCTTCCTTTCCCTGGTATTCATATGAAACTTCACTCAAGGACTAATTTTAGCACAGACAAGAACTCTTTTAAGTTTCACCTCTAGGAGACCACCCTAGTTTATGCTTATTTTCTTATACTGAACACAGAACTACATGAAGCAATCACAGGAATATAAAATTCACTTGCTTCCTGGTGTTTTTCACTGCATAATAGATGCAATGTGgacatgtttttatttattttattttcttagcagctttccagtgtcTGAATGGGGCCTGCAGGgtgctggtgagggactcttcatcagggtctgtagtgacaggacaaggggtaatgggttcaaacttaaaacaggggaagttcaggttagatataaggaggaaattctttcctgttagggtggtgagacactggaatgggttgcccagggaggttgtgaatgctccatccctggcagtgttcaaggccaggttagacagagccttgggtggcatggtttagtgtgaggtgcccctacccatggcagaggggttggaagtaggtgattttaaggtcctttccaacctaactattctgtgattctaagctGACATGCTGGATGAAGTCTGGATAACTATCCTCATCCttcatttatctttttgtttAGTCTATCTTATCATCACTGAAGTTAattaatggttttaaattaatgCATCAATGGGATAAAATTAATGGGTCAGAAGTTGGTCATATTTGCATCCCTACCCTGAACTTCAGCTGCTTGTATTTTATGCTTTGGGACTGATCAGTCTGGCATATGGATGCTAAATTATGTTTGAGCAGCAATTTCAAAAGACCTGGAGCCAAGCAAGTTGACTGCTAAAGCAGGAAAACTCTAGGTGCAACCTGCCAAAGCTTTAGTTAGCAGGGAAGTTTTAGAAATTACTTGGACAAGGCAGGTAAATGTGAGTGACAGCCATCATAATATGACTACTAACAACAAGAAGAGTCTGGCCTCACCTGTAGTGTCATCCTGCCAAAACTGCATGGGAGTCACTCTAAAATAAGATGAACTAACTTTTGTGGCAAATGCTATCAAGTAAAGCGTTCACAAGGCaccctctcctgctgctcatTCATGAGAACCTAATACAGGTGTTATACGTTACATGTTAGCACGTGCTCAGTGGAGTTAGTAGAGGATTAAAATAAGGATCTTCCTGCAGCTGCCAGAGATGCCAGTTGCACCCAGTATCTCctggaaaaacagaggaaaaacatcATCTGGCTCAGGCACTTCCTCAGTGGAAACCTCAGCTTGTACAGCCAGCCCTAacatgagaaattatttcattgctCTCACCATCACGCAAACTTAACCAGTTCCTGTCACTCACCACAAATCCCTACTGACAGTAACCTACAGGCTATGAAAATGGCAGTGCTCTCCAGCCTAGCTGACTCATCTCCTTTACAAAGAATACTTAACAGAAATGCTTAGAGAGCTCTAGGCACATTGTACAGAAGTGGGTGTCAcctgtttatttctttccatgctATAACTATGCTGGCATGTAACTAAAACAAAATCAGCATTCTATGGAATAGGACTATCACATGATGacagaaaaaaccaaaaaggatgATCATAGTCTTTACTTAACTGGTACTGCTTGCTGCTCTGGAAATAGGATGTACAGCTGGCTTCCAGATGAACTTATTCAAACTCCTgtccaagaaaaaaagaacttttaaaacagaaaatatgaatgTCATCCAAAGCAGTATATCTTTGTTCTGACTGAAGTGAAGCCAGTAGCTAGGCTACTTCAGTCATTCAGCCTTTCTGACTTCATTTCACTTCATAAAAGAACTTCAGTCATTCAGCCTTTCTGACTTCATTTCACTTCATAAAAGAACTGGATGTTTAGAAGAAACTTAACCCTATAAGCAATGTAGGGGAATACAGATTACAGTATCCTCCCTTGACAGCTGCTGGCTTTGCATAAATATAACTCTGATCAGCACTGTCAGCATCCAGTTTGTCCAGTGGAGTGAC
The Lathamus discolor isolate bLatDis1 chromosome 6, bLatDis1.hap1, whole genome shotgun sequence DNA segment above includes these coding regions:
- the CLEC16A gene encoding protein CLEC16A isoform X11, whose protein sequence is MAGGAPGPPVKVLASQLRAAVRGAGGTWQLVRAEAGRAPLCLRAVWMQGTVLEVQRGGARGGSARLRDDSGPFTVLGVEEVPKGRPCLSAGKYVMVMGLVRSCSPEPVLRAIKMTDLSENPVHKDMWSLEVEDLHRIIP